A single region of the Chrysoperla carnea chromosome 5, inChrCarn1.1, whole genome shotgun sequence genome encodes:
- the LOC123300355 gene encoding organic cation transporter protein-like, with product MSKEISDFDSLLSKLNDFGKYQKLNLCLMCLTALLTGMASLSFVFVAGIPEYRCRIPLCDNEIVTEYIPEWLENVAPFKNGFPKYCSRYELKNETFIDNYLNVSCPVDNFSKDKIIECDVDDLVFPDRHTTIANDLQILCENNQWKLSLVGTFSSLGIILGGPICGYISDRYGRKKVLVITGVLTSVFGILKSFSTVLEEYIILDLLETIAGFTLYSTAFIIGLELVGPSYRLLAATTNNVCLSVGRILLGVAAWYFNSWRTFLKVLYLPGLLIVFYWFLIPESIKWLISKKKYDEIRTTLSKISKINKRPLPENYEIFLKSEENSKSTEEANFSKLLRNRTLCLRFINCCILFLGNNIIFFGLSLNSVTLTGHKYINFIIISMVEIPGNILCAISLNRFSRRLTLGVSYLVTGICCILLYFISEGDYVKVIIYTIGKLMATIASNTMFIFITEVFPTSVRHSTLNICYAFGGIGSMLAPQTPLLAFIWDPLPVFTFGFFAILVSFLTIFFPETYNRELPDTIEESANISKTTVTKL from the exons ATGTCTAAGGAAATTAGTGATTTTGATagtttattaagtaaacttaatgattttggaaaatatcaAAAGTTGAATTTATGTTTAATGTGCTTAACAGCACTTTTAACTGGAATGGCATCACTTAGTTTTGTGTTTGTTGCAGGAATACCAGAATATAG ATGTCGAATACCACTTTGTGATAATGAAATTGTGACAGAATATATTCCTGAATGGTTAGAAAATGTTGCACCATTTAAAAATGGATTTCCAAAATATTGTTCGCGTTATgagttaaaaaatgaaacctttattgataattatttaaatgtatcttGTCCAGTCGACAATTTTTCTAAGGATAAAATTATAGAATGTGACGTAGATGACTTAGTATTTCCAGATCGACATACAACAATTGCAAATGAT ttgCAAATACTTTGTGAAAATAATCAATGGAAACTATCGTTGGTGGGGACGTTTAGTTCTTTGGGTATAATATTAGGTGGACCAATTTGTGGATATATTTCAGACAG ATATggtcgaaaaaaagttttggtcaTCACTGGTGTTTTAACATCAGTGTTTggtatattaaaatcattttcaacagTTCTtgaagaatatattattttggattTACTCGAAACAATTGCTGGTTTTACATTGTACAGTACAGCATTTATCATTGGACTTGAATTAGTGGGACCGTCTTATAGACTTTTGGCTGCCACAACAAATAATGTATGTTTATCAGTAGGCCGAATACTTCTGGGTGTTGCAGCATGGTATTTTAATTCATGGCggacttttttaaaagtattatatttgCCTGGTctgttaattgtattttattggtttttgatACCTGAGTCAATAAAATGGTTGatatcaaagaaaaaatatgatgaaataagAACGACTCTTAGCAAAATTTCTAAGATCAATAAGCGGCCGTTACCCGAGaattacgaaatatttttaaag agTGAAGAAAATAGCAAAAGTACTGAAGAAGCTaacttttcaaaacttttaagaaaCCGGACCCTATGTTTACGATTTATCAActgctgtattttatttttgggaaaCAACAtcatattttttggtttatcCTTAAATTCCGTTACGCTGACAGgccataaatacataaattttattataatttcaatggTGGAAATTCCTGGTAACATTTTATGTGCAATTTCTTTAAATCGTTTCAGTAGACGATTAACACTTGGCGTTTCATATTTAGTGACTGGAATATGTTGTATTTTGCTGTACTTCATATCGGAAG GTGATTATGTTAAAGTAATTATATACACTATTGGAAAACTTATGGCTACGATTGCTTCGAATACAATGTTTATATTCATAACAGAAGTATTTCCTACGTCAGTTCGGCATTCAACTTTAAATATATGTTACGCTTTTGGTGGTATTGGAAGTATGTTAGCGCCGCAAACACCACTGTTG gcGTTTATATGGGATCCATTACCAGTTTTTACATTtggattttttgcaattcttgtcagttttttaacaatattttttccgGAAACATACAATCGGGAACTACCGGATACAATTGAAGAATCAGCAAATATATCAAAGACTACAGTCACCAAATtgtaa